In the genome of Crassostrea angulata isolate pt1a10 chromosome 6, ASM2561291v2, whole genome shotgun sequence, the window AGACACGATTAATCGTTTAATATAGTTGATCTTTACGGATATGAAGGTAGAGGATgttcttttttactattttctatttttaattcaGAAAGATGTGTTTTACATTAGTTGGAATAGCTAAAGTTATATCAAAACCAATCATTAAATAACATCTAAATCGAATTACATTTTCTATAGGAACTAattcaaaaattgtttgtattagCCCTCTTTTTCAACTAAACTTTATGGAGAAAAGCGTTCACgcgagagagaaaaaaattataattccaAAACATATATTCTATCCGAATTGAACTATGATACTTATATGAATattcttaattaatatttaataaaaatggttaTGTCATTGACCTTGATTTACGGGGCGCATGTCAAACTACAGTATGTCGTTACTAGTATTCGTTTTCAAATTTTCCTAAAAAGCACTGCGCaaactttaataaaattgttatgTTCATTATTTCTACGAAACAACATTTGGAGTGTactcattattttcaaatgaaaattgttcaaaaattaAGCAGAGGGACAGGTTTTTTCCTATTTTTAATACAAGCATTGTAGCAAAGCGGTATGTAAATGATTTGTTCACTTGCTAAAACTCTGTGGAccagtcttttttttttgtagataattataaataatttgagATAGTGTAAAACTAACTACAGTACTTTGACATACCCTGAAAAAGTGTGAATGTTTAATCAGGTTGTAAAGcgtattttacattttttaattatagcCAGTTCAGCCACTACTTGTACTCTATAAAAAGTGTATTGATGTCGAACAGCTATATATAGCGTCAAAAGCGATTTTGAACTGTGCTTTAGTGATTGTGACGTAACATTGAAAATTCGATGTTCGTAATAATAACTCTGTTTTGATGAGCAATACATCTGCGCAAAGCAAATTGGGTCCCTGTAACTAATATGActctaaaattcaaatttaaaaacttaaatttaaatatattttttaatttacttttcctATCACAAAGTATGATTTgcattatattattaatatataaggcaaacccaggacaaaattgaatgCGGAAATAttaagtttatcaaaatatcaattgtGGACGACTCTTGTAACGTTTCTTGGTTTAGGTATTCGGCTGCTCTGCCGgagcaatttaaaaatatatataaattaagtaTAAAGtatcattcaaatatttttattaataatatttacaacaTCCCATTCTATTATGGAGCTGTCTTACAACCCTAACAGCAATCACAAGCTATTACAATAACAAATCAAGTCTCGAAAGCCTTATTCGGGCATAGAAGACTTATCCTGTTACCTAGGGGTTTTCCTCACCTATTACAAATTGAACGTCTTCAACTTCAGACTGCAACGGACTAACAACCTCCGTTGTAGCCGCTTATATACCATTACAACCCACGTGATTAACGAAGATCAAAAGGGAGTGATATCGGATGCGCTTTTTACTCAGCTCTGGTAAACAGAATGGGATAAATGATCTCGATTCAGACAATTCTTTCACTATTAACATAAGTCTGATATGTGCacttgaaattgatattcagaCATTTTAAATACCTTGTTTCCTTTTAAAAGCGTTTTTCAGTAGTAAAAATCGTCATATGTAGCaacaaaaacattcaaaattgaatgataaaagaagaaggtacagtttctttcaatatttgccctaaaattcaaaagttgtttaaatctcatGAAATACACATTGACCAATTTGAACATGTGTTAATATAAAGTACCAATTTATATTCTTTAATCTTGTTTCAACGAATAGCTATAAACATTTTGGAATATTTCTAAGATTTGGTAAAAACTGATGAAAATGGCACATTTTCTCACAGTGTTTTGAAGAGAAAAATGTGTCTACAGCTGCGACagaaattgatatattttatttgatataacacGATAAAGTTTTAATGTGAGTTTCATCGTAGGCGACGGCTGCGgacatatttttatattcaaaaaacCACTTAGGAATTGGTGTATTCTgctcagttttatgaaaattacgggaaaatgcactgtttgtgacgtcacaattaaacTCGTAGAAGTCTAATCAAGTAACTATATATAGACTGTTAATCTATGTgaatttttgtgtaaataaacgttgctgttcaattttttgtgatatctttaaaaatcaccCTAAAACAAGGCAAAATATGATGGAAACTGTACTTAGTTCTTTATGatatgcataattttttaaaatatatatctcaTTTTTTGTACTCGTGTACACacttaaaaatgaaaagtagAAAGACTTTATATAGATAACTGTGTTCATTGTCCAtcatttaatttgattattttcataTTGCATTCTTGCAACAGTTGTTCATCCTATATTTTGCTTATGATTCTTCATTTTTCAATCGTAAAGTATTAGATAGAAGAATTCCTTCAAATGGATGACAAGAATCATTCGCGAAATaactttaatgatattttatgtaGATATTTTACTAGAAAAAGACGTTAATGTTATCCTAACTACACAACTTTATCAGAAACGTGAgaactttaatttttataacgTTAACTCTTTTCACTTATGTACCAATATGCCTTCATCACCTGCAAGGTAAGTTTTTGTCTTGCAGTTGATACGATCTCTGTATGTTCAATTTCTAAAACGAAGCAAGCTGCTGACAAACAAGATATTCATAAAGATTATCAACAATCTCgattgaagtcatctttttgtcccatggtcgatacaacgacctcgTGAGCAAATACAATTTTCTGCTAGTACAATTGCTGGCTGACATTTTCTGTACTCGTCTTATTTTAGGCCAATATTATTCACCGATTAGTTGACAATTTTTTTCGCGATTTTATTATTTGCGATTACGACAAAGAACACATGGCGGGTACGATCGGTCAGCTGAAGATGCTCACttctccatggcacctgatctaCCTCCTattttttagaggtccgtgtttgctctgcttctattttgtatttttcctatggacttttgatttttaatactGTACGTTATCACCACATTTTATGCAccagaggttttttttaatatgcaaaaaaagcgtCCCATTATCACGATGTTTGCaactaaaatttcaaatgaaaattacttttttagGATGAAAACATTGGTTTTATTCCTTCCGTTACTTTGTGTTATTCATCAGTCTACAGCAATATCTGATTGCCGGAGGTACTAGAGAACTTATCAAGTTTAACTTTATCTTAATTCAAATGGGAGATAAAAGTTGTTTCTAGGAAATGAGGGTTACTTAATAAAAGTATATCTTTTCTTATATTTGTATTCTAATTTATCTTTACATTTTAAAGATTATCATCTAACCCTTGTTGCTTTAACCAGTATATGAACAACGATACTTTCAATTGCATAGGTAGGTTTttcacaacattttttttaaatatatgtacaatgcaAAGTTTAGCAAAACAATATATTGTACGAgttcgtttttttttcttcaactcGATcctattatttatatattatttgcttaaatatcaattttgttgattatatttataagatataACAAAGAATTGAGGTTATACAAGTTTATTGGAGCTTATTGCATTCTGGCCTCCAAATATTGGCTGGTCATATCGTAAAATTAAGATACACAGTTAAAAGTCAATTTAAGAGGATTGTCAAGATCCTTAGTACAAAGATTTacacataaaacatgtataacaAAGCCAACGAATCGCAGAACCCCTAAAGGTGAcatgtattgtataattataaagaTGAGTCAATTTTACGCCTTGTTATTTAAGAAGTTAATTGACACCATTTTCAGTAAATCAGCGGATTTTaccttaagttttttttattatcgagAGCTTTAAGCATCGATCAATTATGATGCCGGATGAAAATCCAGGTGATAATATATATACTTCAACTTTTTATTCTAACAGCTAGtgcaaattgttaaaaaaagtttataggataaagaaataaataacttcAGTATATACACACACAAGGAATGAGAGAAGAAAATATGCTCAGGATGTTTACTGGCTTTACTAATTTCATCTTACTATTTTCTGTTTCTTAATCTTCGTATCTATATGATGTAGATTGTCCTCGTGGAAATTTTGGCTGGAATTGTAAATCAACTTGTCCTTTTGGATTTTATGGTCAGTTCTGTAAATCTTCATGCATGTGCAACGCATCAGAGTGTCATCACGTAACTGGGTGTGAAATGACAACAGGTACAATTCAATGTGTGACAAAACCATTCctgtttttgtgattttttatatatacgaATAAAAAAGTATCATATTCAGCGTTAACGAAATTTctgaaaaatgttattcttgCACAGGTTAGCTTATACTGATTTAGTTTTTCAATCTACTTATTGATAAACATATATACCATATTGGTAATGTACTTGACTTAGTGTGAGCGATTTGAACACAGAGCCATCATGAATTAATATTTACGTAATGAAACGTAAAgagaaaaatcacaaaaaatttcTTCTTGCTCGTGTTATAATACTTATGTattcaaataaatgtaaatgcacGTATTATGTAAAGACAATCATTGGGAAAATAAGCAATATCCAATGTATGTATGGAAAGGTAAAAAGAACATTATGCCCATCTATTGATCTTAACAATTACTAATAAATCCTATTAAAAATACtataaaaatctcaaatattttGTTCCATATATGAGCTACAGCTTGTTAACcttttcactttaaaaataactaaataGTCATTGACGAAATAGTGTCTTTTATTAGTGTCGAATGAAAAACTTACACAAAAAAGTACATCACAAGCAGGGAGATCCTTAACCAAGTCAATacttaaacttattaaaatgacTGATTGAACAGATACTGCGGGATCGCCCTTTTCAGTTAAAAGCACCTGAACAAATTTTAAGGTCACCaggtaaaataaaaatgcaaaaaatagtaAACAACAATGACAGTGTGATATCCCTTAATATAAGCATGTAATGATTAAGGTGGCATATACAAAGTTCTGACAACCTGATAAACAACCTGATAAACGCAATATAAAAAGAAGCAATGATTTCAGATTGTTGCACATTGTATTATGactttttaaaagtataaacGTAAGATATTTTTGACAGTTAGATGGGGATAAGATAATAAGTGCATCATATGATGAAATATTCTATTCTAAAGACTTTGCTTTCTCTCATCGGAAATCTTAAACATGCACACTCTGTCCACAGCTACAAGCCATGAACCAACCAAGGTACGAGAAACGCTTCACCAAATAGAATCATCGCCGCATCCGGTTAAGGGTATGTTTTGTTAATAGTTTACGTAATATcctttgcttttattaatttaagaaataaatgtacaatattATCATTTAACATATAACGATTCTATATATAGAAATAtcttaaatttacaaattaaatggGAAGCGGCATACTTTCGAGTTCTAATCTTTCCCTTAtacatgcatttcttattaacAATGACATAGTCAATACGAAAATAGATCATAAGTTTTCAaactatatttgtatatattccGTCGATATCTAGAGAGGTGGAAACCAACAGTAATACCCGGTGCCCCAGGGTCGCTTCTAACATTGGCTGTGGTCGCTCTGTCTTTGGTGGTTCTAGGACTGGTTTTCATCATTATACTAATGTCGTAAGCTAATACAGGATATTTTGCTTATATTGATCCTAAACTATAACTATTGTGCAACATTCTTTCTTAAAATACAATTGATGCAACACTATAtgtattctatttttattttacaaaattaatgaacaaaaaaagACTGCTCAACAGGAAATAACATTtagtttttttgaaaaattcttatGAGCCATTGAATATCATTAAATTTCCTTGATTTAGGTTGTACATTTGGAAACAGACAAGATCAGTTTTAGTCGTGAAAGGTAATTATTTCATAGAAAAACGAATTAAATTTAAACCACACCACTTTAGAAAAGTAtactcaaatgcaatatttacaatttaaggGAGACGCTTTGTTCCAAATACGGATGTGATGGATTATAACCAACTGCAGTCAAGTTTGGATCGCGAGGATCCAGGGTACACGTCTCCTGGAAGTGAGGAACAACAGAGAGCGATTGGACACAGGTCTGAATACATGACGACTCGTAGCCTAGAGATTGCAGAGATGAGCACGGTGTATGTCACATCATTAAattaataagaaatatatagactttttttgcaattaaaacgAGTTATcgtttaaactttaaataaatgtgCTTAGTTTTTATGAAAACTGATTGAGTTTATTGCTTACAATAATGTACAAGACTTTCaatgaaacattaaaatattttccaaggAAACATCTTTTCTTTTCGTATTTTTTCTATGCGTGAGTTCAATGTTATAAAAACATCTATAGCATTCCAAAAATAACCTTACCGTTTaacatcaataaaaaattaCGTTAAAGAAGGaaacaatgaaataattattatgCTTGTACAGTTTAAAGATGCCCCGCGTAGGTTCCttctaaaaatattgtttttcatttagtAATGTTATATGATTATGTTGTCTGGTTTTATGTGGTTTTACTGCAAAAGGggcattgatggtaacctaacctTTAAACTTTATCATTAACGTAATTGCTTTCATTTTTCTTTAGTCAATTTTCCTTATTTATGTAACAATATAcattcatcacctgcatatggagtGTTTATCTCTTagttgattcgatacgcaagggcaagCTCT includes:
- the LOC128190608 gene encoding uncharacterized protein LOC128190608, whose translation is MHTLSTATSHEPTKVRETLHQIESSPHPVKERWKPTVIPGAPGSLLTLAVVALSLVVLGLVFIIILMSLYIWKQTRSVLVVKGRRFVPNTDVMDYNQLQSSLDREDPGYTSPGSEEQQRAIGHRSEYMTTRSLEIAEMSTVMTLCYVILFLFIRNTKGNLECNKLTSYPCCVDQYLNKVNNSCTECPFGTFGINCKLSCPSGYYGRLCRSICECDVSECHHVTGCITTHGTTSVQPGERLKTEPEVNLSMNILTKNVEQKHMQGKRND